A window from bacterium encodes these proteins:
- a CDS encoding chemotaxis protein CheW, with product MDEDHSQEMLAALRADFDRAFTLPLMAPSNDGVDVIGLRVGAERLAFRLRDLAGLQALGQVVPLPGAARGLSGVVGLRGRAVAVYDLATLLGLAGGTSAWIALCRFQEPVALAFEALEGYWRVPREAFAPSSQRQDLYSQELVRVAGHSYAVLETAALEKAIARLVGVA from the coding sequence ATGGACGAAGACCACTCGCAGGAGATGCTGGCGGCGCTGCGCGCCGACTTCGACCGTGCCTTCACGCTGCCGCTCATGGCCCCGAGCAATGACGGCGTGGACGTGATCGGGCTGCGCGTCGGGGCCGAGCGCCTGGCGTTTCGTTTGCGGGACCTGGCGGGGCTACAAGCCCTCGGTCAAGTGGTGCCTCTTCCCGGGGCCGCCCGAGGGCTGTCCGGTGTGGTGGGCCTGCGCGGCCGGGCGGTGGCGGTGTACGACTTGGCCACCTTGCTCGGTCTCGCGGGTGGGACGAGCGCCTGGATCGCTTTGTGCCGCTTCCAGGAACCGGTCGCGCTCGCTTTCGAGGCCCTTGAAGGCTACTGGCGCGTGCCGCGCGAGGCCTTCGCGCCGTCGAGCCAGCGCCAGGACCTCTACAGCCAGGAGCTCGTCCGGGTCGCCGGCCATTCCTACGCGGTTCTCGAAACCGCCGCGCTTGAGAAGGCGATCGCGCGCCTCGTGGGAGTGGCGTGA